DNA sequence from the Gemmatimonadota bacterium genome:
GCTGGTGAAGGCTGTGGGAGGCGTGTCGGTGGGGGAGATCAGAGAAGATCAGCGGCGATTCCAGCTTGTCGTGCGGCTGCCCGAGCGCTACCGCAGCGACCCCGAGGCCGTGCGCGAGATCCTGATTCCCACCGCCACCGGGGCCCGGATCCCGCTGGCGCGGCTTGCCGACATTCGGCAGATCGAAGGCCCTTCGACCATCACCCGCGAGTGGCAACGCCGGCGTATCGTGGTTCAGTGCAATGTCCGCGGGCGGGACCTGGGAGGGTTTGTGGAGGAGGCACGCGAGCGTATCGCCGACGAGGTGGAGTTGCCGTCGGGCTATTCCGTGAGCTTCGCCGGGCAGTTCGAGCATATGGAGCGGGCACGCAACCGACTGATGATCGTCGTGCCGCTGGCGCTCCTGCTGGTCTTCTTCTTGCTCTACAGCAGCACGAACTCGGTCCGCGACGCTCTCATCATCTCTACCGGTGCGCCGTTTGCCGCCCTGGGTGGACTAATGGCCCTGGGGATTCGTGGCATGCCGTTCACGGTCTCGGCGGGGGTCGGTTTCGTCGCCGTGTCCGGAGTGGCGATGCTGGCGGGACTGGTGCTCGTGTCGACGATACGGCGGCTTCTTGAGACAGGCTCTTCGCTTGAACAGGCGATCGAGCAGAGCGCTCTCATACGGCTGCGGCCGATTCTCATGACTACCCTGGTCGCGGCGCTGGGTTTTGTGCCGATGGCCCTGAATACGGGGGTCGGCGCGGAGGTTCAGCGGCCGCTGGCAACGGTGGTCATCGGTGGAGTGTTGTCGGCCAATGCCTTGACGCTGGTTGTACTGCCGGCCATCTACAGGATGTTCGGACGGGTTGGCGTGGGCGCCGGGGAGAGGCGCGTCGATTGAGACCCGTCCGGGATTCACCGGTCGACCGACGGAGAAGCCCGGGCCGCAATCTGCCCGGAAACTCCCCACCCCGGCGTTCTTGCGTCGGATTCCTGGCGGCGTCAGCCACGGCCGGACCCGCATAACCTCCGACCCAGATGGAAGTTAGACCAATGGAGAGACGCTGGCCGGGACGCCAGAGAAAAACAACAATCTTCGGGACACAACCAACCGGATTCAGGACACTCTCCATCGGCTGATCGGGGGGCGAATGGCGACCGCAGGCGGATGCATGCAACTGGCGCTGGACTCCGGAGTGCGCGGACTGGCCGGACTTCGGCGCGGCCTTTCCGGCGGTGGGGAACCTGCCGGATCGGGAGGCCCGCTCCCGGGCGCTCAGGCGCACCAGGACTGCCGGGTGCTCGGGCAGGGCGAGGATGCGCTTCTCCGGCTGGGCCGCGTCTACCAGTCGCTCTGGCGAACGGTGGAGTGGCGCCTCATGCGAGAGGCGTGTCATGACCTGCCGCGGCCTGTCGCGGATCTTGGGTGCGGGGACGGTGCCTTCGGGGCATTGCTTCGCGACAAGATTGACCACGGGTTCGACGGAGACGCGGAGATCCTCCCGCACTGCGACCTGAGCGTGTACGAAGCGGTGGCGGCCGTGGACCTCCGCGAGACGCTGCCGCTTCCGGACGGGTCGCTGGCGTCCGTCTTCTCCAACTCCACCTTCGAGCACATTGTCCCTGTGGAACGGGCGCTGGCGTCGGTGGCCCGCGCACTGAAGCCGGGAGGGACATTCGTCATCTCCGTCCCGACCGTGGGGCTTGTCCATGCCTTCGAGTCCCGCTACACACGGGCGTTCGCCAATCGGCTGAACACGATCCTCGGGCACCACAATCTCTGGTCCTGGGCGGAGTGGGAGACACGACTCCGGGATGTCGGATTCGTGGGGGTGAACATGCGAGGCTACCTGACGGTCGACGCAGCCCGGTGGTTTGCGTCGCGGCAGCTTGCTCCGTGGGAACCGCTGGAGAGACGCTTTCCGGAGTACGCGTGGAAGCGTTCCGTTCGCGACATCCGGCGGCATGTTCGCGACTCCCTGACGATCACGGACGAAAAGGCCACGACCTGCGTGCTGGTGGAGGCGGTTCGCGGAGGGGAAGCGGTCGTATGAGCGGGTCCGACTCCAGCGCCCCATTCCCCGCGC
Encoded proteins:
- a CDS encoding class I SAM-dependent methyltransferase, which translates into the protein MATAGGCMQLALDSGVRGLAGLRRGLSGGGEPAGSGGPLPGAQAHQDCRVLGQGEDALLRLGRVYQSLWRTVEWRLMREACHDLPRPVADLGCGDGAFGALLRDKIDHGFDGDAEILPHCDLSVYEAVAAVDLRETLPLPDGSLASVFSNSTFEHIVPVERALASVARALKPGGTFVISVPTVGLVHAFESRYTRAFANRLNTILGHHNLWSWAEWETRLRDVGFVGVNMRGYLTVDAARWFASRQLAPWEPLERRFPEYAWKRSVRDIRRHVRDSLTITDEKATTCVLVEAVRGGEAVV